A single Desulfovibrio piger DNA region contains:
- a CDS encoding HDIG domain-containing metalloprotein translates to MVALWQTLRTRHHCGRGLLVLILTLLFLSLLAGANLTPESRVYVAGQVADSDVIADRDILVEDVQASKARQRQVLMLQPSVYDLSMQPYEMFQNRILGILHHLNVMADYKGLQSVKPVPEQAAPAVPGTAETGPTAGQTGEAPVTPAPAAPAAAQRPLPRADEDLSDLPRGEASVRRLVEELTPRVAEEVLPQLALPEVQQYLLKTLMPLIRDRLAEGLVGDIRSARAGRAGVVIRNLDNGSELLRPEVTTLPDVQSFLAEISSLLRQEDSLNAHSRRAINILLSATVPASLTLNRETTQRRGEAVVANVEPVFYQIQKGELVVRKGDRVSREQQLKLQTLYKSAADPVRWGVVLGAFLFSLILSIGFFVAPSGKPGTPLRCKDMLLISLVLFLFSVGAKGAFCLATRFDSLTLMANYAVAFPIAGGVGLVAMVFAARRYCTMSLLLSFFAMLMFQADYTFFLYHFLGGMLATWLVTNAQTRQDVVWSIIPLTVGQSLIWLGMALLAQIPPNDFPMQLGAVAINSLLSLILLFAVSPVLELAFGYSTRFRLMELMSLEHPLMQELMVTIPGTYHHSLVVANMVEAGAKAIGANSLLCKVAALYHDAGKLTYPEYFIENQFGGPNKHDKLAPSMSALIITSHVKKGTELAERYKLGQEIIDIIRQHHGTRVIRYFYQKAINMGERPRESDFSYPGPRPQTKEAAILMLADSVEASSRTLTDPTPARIRTHIDTIIKGIFSEGQLDESELTFKDLHYLSENFQRILTGIFHQRIAYPPAKNEGRQEGKATEAKNADARPAESKAEAKGHENAPAVKEAEEKAENGHSGHHHGRVHDAAAVEAAEKLEAEQLARTEQAGRE, encoded by the coding sequence ATGGTGGCCCTGTGGCAGACGCTGAGAACGCGTCACCACTGCGGTCGCGGCCTGCTGGTTCTGATCCTGACCCTGCTTTTCCTCTCGCTGCTGGCCGGCGCCAACCTGACGCCGGAAAGCCGTGTCTATGTGGCGGGGCAGGTGGCGGACAGCGACGTCATCGCCGACCGCGACATCCTGGTGGAGGACGTGCAGGCCAGCAAGGCCCGGCAGCGCCAGGTGCTCATGCTTCAGCCCTCGGTCTACGACCTGAGCATGCAGCCCTATGAGATGTTCCAGAACCGCATCCTGGGGATCCTGCATCATTTGAACGTGATGGCCGACTACAAGGGATTGCAGAGCGTCAAGCCCGTGCCGGAGCAAGCCGCTCCGGCGGTTCCCGGAACGGCGGAGACCGGCCCCACTGCCGGGCAGACCGGGGAAGCGCCTGTCACGCCTGCGCCTGCCGCGCCTGCTGCTGCGCAGCGTCCCCTGCCCAGGGCCGATGAAGATCTGTCGGACCTGCCGAGAGGGGAGGCCTCTGTCCGCCGTCTGGTGGAAGAACTGACGCCCCGGGTGGCCGAAGAGGTGCTGCCCCAGCTGGCCCTGCCGGAAGTGCAGCAATACCTTCTCAAGACCCTGATGCCCCTGATCCGGGATCGCCTGGCCGAAGGCCTTGTGGGTGACATCCGTTCCGCCAGGGCAGGGCGGGCCGGGGTCGTCATCCGCAACCTCGACAACGGCTCGGAGCTGCTGCGTCCCGAAGTGACCACGCTGCCCGATGTGCAGTCCTTCCTGGCCGAGATCTCGTCCCTGCTGCGGCAGGAGGATTCCCTCAACGCCCATTCCCGCCGGGCCATCAACATCCTGCTCTCCGCGACGGTCCCGGCGTCCCTGACGCTCAACCGCGAGACGACCCAGCGCCGGGGAGAAGCCGTGGTGGCCAATGTGGAGCCCGTCTTTTACCAGATCCAGAAAGGGGAGCTGGTGGTGCGCAAGGGGGACAGGGTGAGCCGCGAACAGCAGCTCAAACTGCAGACCCTGTACAAAAGCGCCGCTGATCCCGTTCGCTGGGGAGTGGTGCTGGGGGCGTTCCTGTTCTCCCTGATCCTGTCCATCGGCTTTTTCGTGGCTCCCAGCGGCAAGCCCGGTACGCCGCTGCGCTGCAAGGACATGCTGCTCATCTCGCTGGTGCTGTTCCTGTTCAGCGTGGGGGCCAAGGGGGCGTTCTGTCTTGCCACCCGTTTCGACAGCCTGACGCTGATGGCCAACTATGCCGTCGCCTTTCCCATCGCCGGGGGCGTAGGGCTGGTGGCCATGGTCTTTGCCGCCCGCCGCTACTGCACCATGAGTCTGCTGCTGAGCTTCTTCGCCATGCTCATGTTCCAGGCGGACTACACCTTTTTCCTGTACCATTTTCTGGGCGGCATGCTGGCCACCTGGCTGGTGACCAATGCCCAGACCCGGCAGGACGTGGTCTGGAGCATCATCCCCCTGACGGTGGGGCAGTCGCTCATCTGGCTGGGCATGGCCCTGCTGGCGCAGATCCCCCCCAACGATTTTCCCATGCAGCTGGGGGCCGTGGCCATCAACAGCCTCCTGTCCCTGATCCTGCTGTTTGCCGTCAGCCCCGTGCTGGAGCTGGCCTTCGGGTACAGTACGCGCTTCCGCCTCATGGAGCTCATGAGTCTTGAGCATCCGCTGATGCAGGAACTGATGGTGACCATCCCCGGCACCTATCACCATTCCCTGGTGGTGGCCAACATGGTGGAGGCCGGGGCCAAGGCCATCGGGGCCAACAGCCTGTTGTGCAAGGTGGCGGCCCTCTATCATGACGCGGGCAAGCTGACTTATCCCGAGTATTTCATCGAGAACCAGTTCGGCGGTCCCAACAAGCATGACAAGCTGGCTCCTTCCATGAGTGCGCTCATCATCACGTCCCACGTCAAGAAAGGCACGGAGCTGGCCGAACGCTACAAGCTGGGGCAGGAGATCATCGACATCATCCGCCAGCACCACGGGACCAGGGTCATCCGCTACTTCTATCAGAAGGCCATCAACATGGGCGAGCGGCCGCGCGAGTCGGATTTCAGCTATCCCGGTCCCCGGCCCCAGACCAAGGAGGCCGCCATCCTCATGCTGGCGGACTCCGTGGAGGCTTCCAGCCGGACGCTGACGGATCCCACGCCTGCCCGTATCAGGACGCACATCGATACCATCATCAAGGGCATCTTCTCCGAAGGCCAGCTCGACGAGTCCGAACTGACCTTCAAGGATCTGCATTATCTGAGTGAGAACTTCCAGCGCATCCTGACAGGCATCTTCCACCAGCGCATCGCCTATCCGCCGGCCAAGAACGAAGGCAGGCAGGAAGGCAAGGCCACGGAAGCCAAAAACGCGGATGCCCGCCCGGCCGAAAGCAAGGCCGAAGCCAAGGGGCACGAGAATGCCCCGGCCGTCAAAGAGGCGGAAGAGAAAGCCGAGAACGGCCACAGCGGTCATCATCACGGCCGTGTGCATGATGCCGCCGCCGTCGAAGCTGCGGAGAAGCTGGAAGCCGAACAGCTGGCCCGTACGGAACAGGCGGGGCGGGAATGA
- a CDS encoding PhoH family protein, whose translation MASFSSSQERIDFDDPLLANQLFGPRNAHLDLLAAASGAQIGSRGASVFFSSPDSAVLQCLYRLFVQLYDMLRNGISISQQDMSRAYAMLAADPGLNLRQVFQEAVFVNTPRKTVTARNVAQKQYLDILRRNEMVFAVGPAGTGKTYLAVAMAISMLQQHQVKRIVLTRPAVEAGERLGFLPGDLADKVNPYLRPLYDALHDMVPQPKVASMLEVGTIEVAPLAFMRGRTLNDAFIILDEAQNTTHEQMKMFLTRMGFGSRVVVTGDTSQIDLPVNPSSGRARSGLVHALAILDKIPGLAVHHFSKADVVRHPLVGAIVNAYDNAEKDS comes from the coding sequence ATGGCTTCATTTTCATCCTCCCAGGAAAGGATCGACTTTGATGATCCTTTGCTTGCCAATCAGCTGTTTGGTCCCCGCAATGCCCATCTGGATCTGCTGGCGGCGGCCAGCGGCGCCCAGATAGGCAGCCGCGGCGCCTCCGTTTTTTTCTCCAGCCCGGACAGCGCCGTCCTGCAGTGCCTGTACCGGCTTTTCGTGCAGCTTTATGACATGCTGCGCAACGGCATCAGCATCAGCCAGCAGGACATGTCCCGGGCCTATGCCATGCTGGCGGCCGATCCCGGTCTCAATCTGCGGCAGGTCTTCCAGGAGGCCGTCTTCGTCAATACGCCGCGCAAGACGGTGACGGCCCGCAATGTGGCCCAGAAGCAGTACCTGGATATCCTGCGCCGGAACGAGATGGTGTTCGCCGTGGGGCCTGCCGGCACGGGCAAGACCTATCTTGCGGTGGCCATGGCCATCTCCATGCTGCAGCAGCATCAGGTCAAGCGCATCGTGCTGACGCGCCCTGCGGTGGAGGCAGGGGAGCGTCTCGGTTTCCTGCCCGGCGATCTGGCGGACAAGGTCAACCCGTACCTGCGCCCCCTGTATGATGCCCTGCACGACATGGTGCCCCAGCCCAAGGTGGCGTCCATGCTGGAAGTGGGGACCATCGAGGTGGCCCCACTGGCCTTCATGCGCGGCCGTACCCTCAATGATGCCTTCATCATCCTGGACGAAGCCCAGAACACCACCCACGAGCAGATGAAGATGTTCCTGACCCGCATGGGATTCGGGTCGCGGGTGGTGGTCACGGGCGACACCTCGCAGATCGACCTGCCCGTCAATCCGTCCTCAGGGCGGGCCCGCTCGGGGCTCGTCCATGCCCTGGCCATCCTGGACAAGATCCCCGGTCTTGCCGTGCACCACTTCAGCAAGGCTGATGTGGTGCGCCATCCTTTGGTGGGAGCCATCGTCAATGCCTACGACAACGCCGAAAAAGACAGCTAG
- the gatB gene encoding Asp-tRNA(Asn)/Glu-tRNA(Gln) amidotransferase subunit GatB, which produces MPAYEAVIGLEVHVQLATATKLFCSCPTSFGQAPNSNVCEVCGGMPGALPMLNRQAVHYACLVGLATNCSIHRNSIFARKNYFYPDLPSGYQISQFDLPICEHGHLTVTVDGAEKRIGITRIHMENDAGKNIHPQGENVSYVDLNRAGTPLVEIVSEPDMRSSAEAVAYLKALYGIVTYLGVCDGNMEEGSFRCDANVSIRPVGSTAFGTRTELKNLNSFRNVQRAIDYEIARQQDALADGEEIVQETRLYDATKNITASMRGKEEAHDYRYFPDPDLLPVTITDEEFSRWQQELPELPAARMQRFIAMTGLPEPEAEVLVQSRAMADFFEAAAAKADARKVANFILGPLLRELNARSLHVQDCAMTPEALAELVGIVDKGLISAKIANDIFADLMENGAMPEAYVKEKGLVQISDSSALEAAVDKVLADNPAEVEAFRGGKTKLISFFVGQVMRATRGKANPALVNELLAKKLAG; this is translated from the coding sequence ATGCCTGCATATGAAGCCGTCATCGGCTTGGAAGTCCATGTCCAACTGGCTACAGCCACCAAACTCTTCTGCTCCTGCCCCACCAGCTTCGGGCAGGCTCCCAACAGCAATGTCTGCGAAGTCTGCGGCGGCATGCCCGGCGCCCTGCCCATGCTCAACCGGCAGGCCGTGCACTACGCCTGCCTGGTGGGCCTTGCCACCAATTGCAGCATCCACCGCAATTCCATCTTTGCCCGCAAAAACTATTTTTATCCCGACCTGCCGTCAGGCTACCAGATTTCGCAGTTCGACCTGCCCATCTGTGAGCACGGCCATCTGACGGTCACGGTGGACGGCGCTGAAAAACGCATCGGCATCACGCGCATCCATATGGAGAACGATGCGGGCAAGAACATCCATCCCCAGGGCGAGAACGTCAGCTATGTGGACCTCAACCGCGCCGGGACGCCGCTGGTGGAGATCGTTTCCGAGCCGGACATGCGCTCTTCCGCCGAGGCCGTTGCCTACCTCAAGGCCCTGTACGGCATCGTGACCTACCTGGGCGTTTGCGACGGCAACATGGAGGAGGGCAGCTTCCGCTGTGATGCCAACGTCTCCATCCGTCCCGTGGGCAGCACCGCTTTCGGCACCCGTACCGAACTCAAGAACCTGAACTCGTTCCGCAACGTGCAGCGGGCCATCGATTACGAGATCGCCCGCCAGCAGGACGCTCTGGCAGACGGGGAAGAGATCGTGCAGGAGACCCGCCTGTACGATGCCACGAAGAATATCACGGCCTCCATGCGCGGCAAGGAAGAAGCGCACGATTATCGCTATTTCCCTGATCCCGATCTGCTGCCCGTGACCATCACCGACGAGGAGTTCAGCCGCTGGCAGCAGGAACTGCCCGAACTGCCCGCTGCCCGCATGCAGCGCTTCATCGCCATGACGGGCCTGCCCGAACCCGAAGCGGAAGTGCTGGTGCAGAGCCGTGCCATGGCCGACTTCTTTGAAGCGGCGGCGGCCAAAGCCGATGCCCGCAAGGTGGCCAATTTCATCCTTGGCCCGCTGCTGCGCGAGCTCAACGCCCGCTCCCTGCATGTGCAGGATTGCGCCATGACGCCCGAAGCGCTGGCCGAACTGGTCGGCATCGTGGACAAGGGCCTCATCAGTGCCAAGATCGCCAACGACATCTTTGCCGATCTGATGGAAAACGGCGCCATGCCCGAAGCCTACGTCAAGGAAAAGGGCCTGGTGCAGATCTCCGACAGCTCCGCGCTGGAAGCGGCCGTGGACAAGGTCCTGGCCGATAACCCCGCCGAGGTCGAAGCTTTCCGCGGCGGCAAGACCAAGCTCATCAGCTTCTTTGTGGGGCAGGTCATGCGCGCCACCCGCGGCAAGGCCAACCCCGCTCTGGTCAATGAGCTGCTGGCCAAAAAGCTGGCCGGCTAG
- a CDS encoding ARMT1-like domain-containing protein, which translates to MADVRLGKDACFDAWLYNLFIDNNLVHDLNPHIVVSPEQLRFMVAGGPGSVYLPCSDAMFALLCEQDMPRKLQKEYNRAWRILVRLVRSLVTDRMQRRALLLFCRYRFRSAVAQHTLLPPRLIKRMTNIVLAQGLGDGDPWQQRRHALNILQREILRSESVRAALEGMPAAPLPDTLEAARARLDACSLLRHLFLSAYTLELETSVPDRAFLEGEFHRAEQKAAELEGYMDELASRPRTILYLCDADGGVIFDLAVVRKLLRMQHRVIFAVKDGFFFYAPTMDDVEEDPVLREELKQDYIVRDAQLSKNQLLRHLREHRLLVISDGTRERLNLYRVSISFSRAWKEADLILAKGWRSADMLLGTSCEFTRDILCYWHDGTDMHLALRRHAPGVKKLTEQDVAAHADGIIARMREARMSGRTVMFYSCIIGSIPGETQTAISLARIFVGDLRKRLDNVLIVNPAEHFVEGMDGDDLMFMWERVQRSGFIDVWRFQTFADIEESFRLMGRKVPPIWSGKDATFSTGCTQEMRIALDVQRQNREMQIIGPDPARFTRRGEYGVGKYFDATISRS; encoded by the coding sequence ATGGCTGATGTCCGGCTGGGGAAAGATGCCTGCTTCGACGCATGGCTGTACAATCTGTTCATCGACAACAATCTCGTCCATGATCTCAATCCGCACATCGTCGTCAGTCCCGAACAGTTGAGGTTCATGGTGGCCGGCGGTCCCGGCAGCGTTTACCTGCCCTGTTCGGACGCCATGTTCGCCCTGCTGTGCGAGCAGGACATGCCCCGAAAGCTGCAAAAGGAATACAACCGCGCCTGGCGCATCCTCGTACGTCTTGTGCGTTCTCTCGTGACGGACAGGATGCAGCGCCGGGCGCTGCTGCTGTTCTGCCGTTACCGTTTCCGCAGTGCCGTTGCCCAGCATACGCTTTTGCCGCCGCGGCTCATCAAGCGCATGACCAACATCGTGCTGGCCCAGGGGCTGGGCGATGGAGACCCCTGGCAGCAGCGCCGGCATGCGCTCAATATCCTGCAGCGCGAGATCCTGCGCTCGGAGAGCGTGCGTGCCGCCCTTGAAGGCATGCCGGCGGCACCGCTGCCGGACACGCTCGAAGCAGCCCGTGCCCGTCTGGATGCCTGCAGCCTGCTCCGTCATCTCTTCCTTTCCGCCTACACCCTGGAGCTGGAGACCTCCGTCCCTGACAGGGCTTTCCTGGAAGGGGAGTTCCACCGGGCGGAGCAGAAGGCCGCAGAGCTGGAAGGATACATGGATGAACTGGCCTCCCGGCCGCGGACCATCCTGTACCTGTGCGATGCCGATGGCGGCGTGATCTTCGATCTGGCCGTGGTGCGCAAGCTGCTGCGCATGCAGCATCGTGTCATTTTTGCCGTCAAGGATGGTTTCTTCTTCTATGCGCCCACCATGGACGATGTGGAGGAGGATCCTGTCCTGCGCGAGGAGCTGAAACAGGACTATATCGTCCGTGACGCCCAGCTGAGCAAGAATCAGCTGCTGCGTCATCTGCGCGAGCACCGTCTGCTGGTCATCAGTGACGGGACACGCGAACGGCTCAATCTGTACCGGGTCTCCATCAGCTTTTCCCGCGCCTGGAAAGAGGCTGACCTCATTCTGGCCAAGGGCTGGCGTTCGGCCGACATGCTGCTGGGCACCAGCTGCGAGTTCACCCGCGACATCCTTTGCTACTGGCATGACGGCACGGACATGCATCTGGCCCTGCGTCGGCATGCGCCGGGGGTGAAGAAACTGACAGAACAGGATGTGGCTGCGCATGCCGACGGCATCATCGCCCGCATGCGCGAGGCCCGCATGAGCGGCCGTACGGTCATGTTCTACAGCTGCATCATCGGCAGCATCCCCGGCGAGACCCAGACGGCCATCTCACTGGCGCGGATCTTTGTGGGGGATCTGCGCAAGCGCCTGGACAACGTCCTGATCGTGAATCCTGCCGAGCATTTCGTGGAGGGCATGGACGGGGACGACCTGATGTTCATGTGGGAGCGCGTACAGCGGAGCGGCTTCATCGATGTCTGGCGTTTCCAGACATTTGCTGATATCGAAGAAAGCTTCCGGCTCATGGGGCGCAAGGTCCCGCCCATCTGGTCCGGCAAGGATGCCACTTTTTCCACCGGCTGCACCCAGGAGATGCGCATAGCTCTGGACGTGCAGCGGCAAAACAGGGAAATGCAGATCATCGGGCCCGACCCGGCCCGCTTTACACGGCGTGGCGAGTACGGCGTCGGCAAATATTTCGACGCGACCATCAGCCGTTCCTAA
- a CDS encoding NAD(+)/NADH kinase → MQSKARHILVVRKANSDRAARLEAEIGAWLRARGHSVTAISGGFDDPAYALPDLDFAVVLGGDGTMLGVARRVAGRGIPLLGINFGRVGFLADIQPEQWEKGLADSLAGITPERTCMALQWKVVRNGSTLAKGVAVNDVVLSRAALSRLVNMDIGVDGQEMCHLRSDGVILSTPIGSSGYSVSAGGPLLYPSLNCMVFTPICPFLNTIPPMVFPQATRFGIDLLPGTTETYITVDGQEGLLLQVGDRVEVTGLEDAVCFVGKEMPFFERLRTRGFVTDMASGAKHK, encoded by the coding sequence ATGCAAAGCAAAGCCCGCCATATTCTCGTGGTCCGCAAGGCCAACAGTGACCGTGCGGCACGTCTCGAAGCTGAAATAGGTGCCTGGCTGCGCGCCAGGGGGCACTCTGTCACGGCCATCAGCGGAGGGTTCGACGATCCCGCCTATGCTCTGCCCGATCTGGATTTCGCCGTTGTCCTGGGAGGGGACGGCACCATGCTGGGAGTGGCCCGTCGTGTGGCAGGCAGGGGCATCCCCCTGCTGGGCATCAATTTCGGCCGGGTCGGCTTTCTGGCCGATATCCAGCCGGAACAGTGGGAAAAGGGCCTTGCCGATTCCCTGGCAGGCATCACGCCCGAACGTACCTGCATGGCCCTGCAGTGGAAAGTCGTGCGCAATGGCAGCACGCTTGCCAAAGGTGTTGCCGTCAATGACGTCGTCCTCAGCCGGGCGGCCCTGTCGCGGCTCGTCAACATGGATATCGGTGTGGACGGCCAGGAGATGTGCCACCTTCGCAGCGACGGCGTGATCCTGTCCACGCCCATCGGCAGCTCGGGCTACAGCGTCTCCGCCGGCGGCCCGCTGCTGTACCCGAGCCTCAATTGCATGGTGTTCACGCCCATCTGTCCTTTCCTGAATACCATCCCTCCCATGGTCTTTCCGCAGGCGACCCGTTTTGGCATCGACCTGCTGCCCGGCACCACCGAGACCTACATTACAGTGGACGGACAGGAAGGCCTGCTGCTCCAGGTCGGCGACCGGGTGGAAGTGACGGGGCTGGAAGACGCCGTCTGCTTTGTGGGCAAGGAAATGCCGTTTTTTGAACGCCTGCGGACGCGCGGTTTCGTGACGGATATGGCATCAGGTGCCAAACACAAGTGA
- a CDS encoding SIS domain-containing protein, which produces MHTAQDIITTYRRTGTRLREAFFKERASLLQQAALRMARCLADGGRILVLGEGDAALCARATSRAFLDRLDFDRPALPAILIPAGDMRGQAASNAALRQVEALARPGDALLAFFPDAALAAPGPVLALAQESGLSCITLCGRPAQGLSLPGLVIDVPDASGAPASLVHELLFAAGHLVCRLVDYYLFENVTAIQTVDPQ; this is translated from the coding sequence ATGCACACAGCGCAGGACATCATAACCACATACCGCCGGACAGGGACACGTCTGCGCGAGGCATTCTTCAAAGAACGGGCCTCCCTGTTGCAGCAGGCGGCCCTGCGGATGGCCCGCTGCCTTGCCGACGGCGGCAGGATTCTTGTCCTGGGCGAAGGAGATGCCGCCCTGTGTGCCCGTGCCACCTCCCGGGCATTCCTTGACCGGCTCGATTTCGACCGGCCGGCGCTGCCCGCCATCCTGATCCCGGCCGGGGACATGCGGGGGCAGGCCGCAAGCAACGCCGCCCTGCGGCAGGTCGAGGCACTGGCCCGGCCCGGGGATGCCCTCCTGGCTTTTTTTCCCGACGCGGCACTGGCGGCCCCGGGGCCCGTGCTGGCACTGGCGCAGGAGAGCGGCCTGTCCTGCATCACCCTCTGCGGGCGCCCCGCTCAGGGCCTGTCCCTGCCCGGTCTCGTGATCGATGTCCCGGATGCTTCCGGGGCCCCGGCATCCCTTGTCCATGAGCTGCTTTTTGCCGCCGGCCATCTTGTCTGCCGGCTGGTGGATTACTATCTTTTCGAAAACGTGACGGCGATCCAGACCGTCGATCCGCAGTAA
- a CDS encoding FmdB family zinc ribbon protein, producing the protein MPIYEYTCTKCGKDFEELVFGDALPACPHCGAAETRKLMSRCAHCSGGNGGDDSFAPSMPASSGGCAGCSGGNCATCGH; encoded by the coding sequence ATGCCCATCTACGAATACACTTGCACCAAATGCGGCAAGGATTTTGAGGAACTTGTCTTTGGCGATGCCCTGCCCGCCTGCCCCCATTGCGGCGCTGCCGAGACCCGCAAGCTGATGTCCCGCTGCGCCCACTGCAGCGGCGGCAATGGTGGCGATGACTCCTTCGCTCCTTCCATGCCCGCCTCTTCCGGCGGCTGCGCCGGCTGCTCCGGCGGTAACTGCGCCACCTGCGGCCACTAG